Proteins encoded together in one Mycolicibacter minnesotensis window:
- a CDS encoding potassium-transporting ATPase subunit F, whose protein sequence is MSIANVVGLALTVLVLALLVAALLFPEGF, encoded by the coding sequence ATGAGCATCGCCAATGTGGTCGGCCTGGCGCTGACCGTGCTGGTGCTCGCGCTCCTGGTCGCGGCACTGTTGTTTCCGGAAGGGTTCTGA